The following are encoded in a window of Armatimonas rosea genomic DNA:
- a CDS encoding glutathione peroxidase: MASLYDFTLPNIDGTETALQSYTGHVLLIVNVASKCGLTPQYAQLEALHQQYKDKGLRILGFPANNFGAQEPGTEAQIKEFCSLTYGVTFDMFSKISVKGEDIHPLYAYLTGLPAPLGGEIEWNFGKFLVGKDGKVIARFSAKTKPDDPTVVAAIEAAL; the protein is encoded by the coding sequence ATGGCTTCTCTCTACGACTTCACCCTTCCCAATATCGACGGCACCGAGACCGCGCTCCAGAGTTACACGGGGCACGTGCTCTTGATCGTCAATGTCGCCAGCAAGTGCGGCCTGACGCCCCAGTACGCCCAGCTTGAGGCGCTTCACCAGCAGTACAAGGACAAGGGGCTGCGGATTCTGGGCTTCCCCGCCAACAACTTCGGCGCGCAGGAGCCCGGTACCGAGGCCCAGATCAAAGAATTCTGCTCCCTCACCTACGGGGTCACCTTTGACATGTTCAGCAAGATCAGTGTCAAGGGCGAGGACATCCACCCGCTCTACGCCTACCTCACCGGCCTGCCCGCTCCCCTCGGCGGCGAGATCGAGTGGAACTTCGGCAAGTTCTTGGTCGGCAAGGACGGCAAGGTTATCGCCCGCTTCTCGGCCAAGACCAAGCCCGACGATCCCACGGTGGTCGCGGCTATTGAGGCGGCGCTTTAG
- a CDS encoding methylated-DNA--[protein]-cysteine S-methyltransferase, whose protein sequence is MIYAETFETRFGVMTVAVDDDGAVVSLDFSESAPEGSTLDPLKTRQAKRQIQEFCDGERTVFELPLAPEGTEFQKLVWAEVAKIPYGQTRTYGQIAAAVGNKDAARAVGAASGANPIPLIVPCHRVIAADGGLGGFAYGTGVKSRLLAFESEQPSLF, encoded by the coding sequence ATGATCTACGCAGAGACCTTCGAGACCCGCTTTGGCGTCATGACCGTGGCCGTGGACGACGATGGGGCGGTGGTGTCGCTGGATTTTAGCGAGAGCGCGCCGGAGGGGAGCACCCTCGACCCTCTCAAGACCCGCCAGGCCAAGCGCCAGATTCAGGAGTTCTGCGACGGTGAGCGGACGGTCTTTGAGCTCCCGCTCGCCCCCGAGGGGACGGAGTTCCAGAAGCTGGTCTGGGCCGAGGTCGCCAAGATTCCCTACGGCCAGACCCGCACCTACGGCCAGATCGCCGCTGCCGTGGGCAACAAAGACGCCGCCCGCGCGGTCGGGGCCGCCAGCGGTGCCAACCCCATCCCCCTGATCGTCCCCTGCCACCGCGTGATTGCCGCCGACGGCGGCCTGGGCGGCTTCGCCTACGGCACGGGAGTCAAGTCCCGCCTCCTCGCCTTCGAGAGCGAACAGCCCAGCCTGTTCTAG